The following proteins come from a genomic window of Dreissena polymorpha isolate Duluth1 chromosome 1, UMN_Dpol_1.0, whole genome shotgun sequence:
- the LOC127874622 gene encoding uncharacterized protein LOC127874622: protein MKWPLSKKMETSLLTCVIHKSEQITMYCADHSQLCCSKCFELYHRLCLQVTQAARGKSTSFKNLSFRTENTLSQMKQCQTYQEDRMMSLKVSYKEHERLIVDGLRVNIISYLRECETSTVNTTHEHMQYPISEMREGIKNLLADFEKSTIKEKKEELNLIQAPLKVLINSCIRLHYELFHLHVAIPKVLGKELSFIASKKCLENIQQSDIFLKENFPNHVFTVNGKSVHNVKMPSDSEACWITAVCALPNGQVLVADTFNKKVKLLSQQYRVVSHLDVRDEPPDMCLITPTEVAVAVHDEVQFITVSQSQLAKSRKLKLQHYCTGIAHNQGDLYICSGTALYKFTLSGELVCRLYEDSSADLTVIKCAVSPTGDKLYITSYQQHKLLTLARDGTLLATFTDPALCGPSGLHVTPVGQVLVCGRQSYTVLQVGWEGQSKLTMLATREDGVWRPWSVCYCSTTSSIIVGLYRDDNILVFRVE from the exons atgaagtggccactttctaagaagatgGAGACTTCTCTTTTAACATGCGTCATACACAAGAGTGAACAAATAACAATGTACTGCGcagaccacagtcagctgtgctgctctaaatGTTTTGAGCTTTATCACAG ACTATGCTTACAAGTAACTCAGGCTGCCAGAGGGAAGTCAACCAGCTTCAAGAATCTGTCTTTCAGAACGGAAAATACTCtttcacaaatgaaacaatgtCAGACATATCAGGAGGACAGAATGATGTCTCTTAAGGTTTCATACAAAGAACATGAGAGGCTTATTGTGGATGGTTTGCGTGTGAATATAATATCGTATTTACGCGAATGTGAAACCAGCACAGTTAATACAACACATGAACATATGCAATACCCTATCAGTGAAATGCGTGAGGGAATCAAAAATTTATTAGCAGATTTTGAGAAAAGCACTATTAAGGAGAAGAAAGAAGAGCTAAACCTGATACAAGCTCCTCTCAAGGTTTTGATAAACAGCTGCATTAGACTTCACTATGAATTGTTCCATCTCCATGTAGCCATACCGAAAGTACTGGGTAAAGAACTCTCTTTTATTGCCAGTaaaaaatgtctggaaaatatacaacaatctgatatatttttaaaagagaaCTTTCCAaaccatgttttcactgtgaatgggaagtctgtgcacaatgtgaAAATGCCAAGTGATTCAGAAGCATGCTGGATCACAGCAGTATGTGCTCTCCCAAATGGACAGGTCCTGGTTGCAgacacatttaataaaaaagtcaAGCTTCTGAGCCAGCAGTACCGTGTGGTGAGCCACTTGGATGTGAGGGATGAGCCACCGGACATGTGTCTTATCACACCcactgaggttgcagtggctgtgcatgatgaggtccagtttatcacagtaagCCAGAGCCAGCTTGCCAAAAGCAGGAAGCTTAAGTTACAACATTATTGTACAGGTATTGCCCACAACCAGGGTGACCTATATATCTGCTCTGGTACTGCTCTGTACAAGTTCACATTGAGTGGCGAACTGGTCTGCAGACTTTATGAAGATTCATCAGCTGATTTAACAG taatcaagtgtgctgtgagtcccacaggagacaagCTGTACATCACCAGCTACCAGCagcacaagcttctcaccctggccagggatggcacactcctggctacattcaCAGACCCAGCACTATGTGGCCCatctggtctacatgtgacccctgtaggccaggtgctggtctgtggaagGCAGTCctacactgtactacaggtgggctgggaggggcaGAGTAAGCTGACTATGCTGGCTACACGGGAGGATGGAGTGTGGAGGCCATGGTCAGTCTGCTACtgcagcaccacatcatccatcattgtgggactgtACAGGgacgacaacatcctggtgttcagagtggaatag